From Ananas comosus cultivar F153 linkage group 2, ASM154086v1, whole genome shotgun sequence:
TCGCCGCcggcgtcctcctcctcctccccttcttcctcctcgccttcatctacctcttcctcttcccccagGAGTTCCAGCTCCAGTCCTTCATTGCCTCCTGCAACCCCATCGCCGCCTCCTCCTACGTCGGCTCCTCCGACGCCCTGACCACTCGCGTCACTCGCGAGCCCGACTTCCGCCTCCTTATCGGTGTCCTCACCCGCGCCGACCTCTACGAGCGGCgccacctcctccgcctcgtCTACGCCCTCCAGATGGCCAACCTCACCGCGCACGTCGACGTCCGCTACGTCTTCTGCCGGCTCTACAAGGACGACCAGCGCATCCTCGTCCCTCTCGAGATCATGCAGTACGTACTGTTAAAATAGCCAGCCGAAGTCCTGTCGGGATGCATAAATATCTTGTTCGGTATATATTTAGAGCGTGGTCAAATACATAGAATGAAATGATATGTATATTCAGCcttttaactcatttttttaaaaaataaatcacttTATAGATGaaatatgctatatatatctTACTAAAAAGTCTTCGGATAACTTAATTTTGACATCCAAATAATTCTATAACTTTGTATTCAAAAGGCACGACGACATCATTATCCTCGACTGCGAGGAGAACCTCAACGACGGGAAGACCTACACCTACTTCTCGAGCATCGCGAAGCTCtacggcggcggcagcggggcCGAGGGCGGCCGACGGCCGCCGTACGACTACGTCATGAAGGCGGACGACGACCTATTCGTGCGGCTCCTGACGCTGATCGAGTCGCTGCGGCCGATGCCGCGGGACGACATGTACTACGGCGCCGTGATCCCCTGCGATAGCATGGACCCGTTCCGAGACTACATGTCGGGGATGGGGTACATCCTGTCGTGGGACCTGGTGGAGTGGATCGGGTCATCGGAGGCGGTGCGGAACAAGTCGGCGGGCGTCGAGGACATGCTCACCGGAGAGTGGCTGCGCACGGCGGGGAAGGGGAAGAACCGGTTCAACGCGAAGCCGGCCATGTACGACTTCCCTATACCAGTGCCGATCGACGCGTGCTCGCACGGCTTCGTCCCCGACACCGTCGCCGTCCACCGGCTCAAGGACAACCCCAAATGGGCCACCACCTTGAAGTACTTCAACTTCACCCAGGGTTTGAAACCATCCAAGTTTTATCGTATAGATTAATTGAAcgtttttttctcttaatttctAAGGAGTTTGTAGTTTGTAACTTGTATACGTACGTTACTTGGACAGATAATGTGGACACACAATGCTAGCGCCACTTTGTTGAGTagcttctaaaatttaattttaatttaagaattttttatttaaattttaatactgTATTAATTAAACAGTGAATTTAGATAGAGTCCagtgaaggggaaaaaaaaaacaaaaaagagttcGCATATGGCGTATATATCAAATGTTTCAAACAAAATATGAAGGAGCTCCTCAATGAAGTCACTCATAAAATGCATAAATTatacttcaatttatttattcataaacATTGACCTTGCTTAACtcctatataataaataatatgataaGACGAGAGGTCGTTAATATAGAAAGAGGTTTTAAAAACTCAGAGGCCTCAATAGATCTGTTTAAATGCAATTATATTTCATTTTGGAGCAGTCCCTTATGTCAGATATTAatcatgaatataaaaaaatatgtattagtCTAGACCGGGGATacctatactcttataagtatgaCCCTTTTATAATCATAAATTTTCGGCTATTGGATAAAGAGATATGCGATTAGGATAATAATGGTCTCAGTTAAGATGATTATGTTCTCCTAGGAGCTGTTTGGCTCGGGTATAAAAGAGGAAATAAAGAGAATATTCCCTCTTTAtacccaaataaaaaaagagggggGTGGGAATTATTGTTCCCATCTTACCGGGGTAAGGTGGGAACAATAGTTCCCACCCGGTtggaaacaagcttgttcccacccacgagagagagagatattgattctgattttaaatttaaatttttaaaatttataatttaaaattataaattttaaaatttaaattttaaatttgatatttttaaatttaaattttaaatttgatatttttaatttttaaatttaaaatttgctattatatttttttgaaatttaaatttggtcttaaatttaaaatatgatatttaaaattataattttaaattttaattttaaattttaaaatttaaaagttaaaatttttaattttcaatttaaaattataagtttaaaatttaaaaatttaaatttaattatagggataatattattattatctatttataactgataactattcctcttattctcAATAACCATCTAAACGCAATTTTTTTAGTTCCAACTTATACTCATATTtacatccaaacaaaaaaatattcttgttcttataaaaattcatatttgtatctattcctggtataactagttcctactaattccgGAACCAAATCTCTTTATActtaagttttcgaccgttagatctatgtTTTTGAACaatttcacctgttagattatactattcaaccaaccattcaTTCAACCCTagataagagtatagtagccggactcattaATCTAATTAACTAGTTAGGGaggtaattattattatctttagactaaaaattttcaacataaaattaattGTACTTCTTGTATCTTATTTTCAGTGGtttaaaaagatttaaactGAACCGACTGAATAATCTCGCTACAGTGATGCTTTAAATCCGGTTCGGCTcggtttaataaaaaaaaaatatacgaaaAATCGCACCGAACCGGCCTATGTTAACGGGCCGGG
This genomic window contains:
- the LOC109706838 gene encoding beta-1,3-galactosyltransferase pvg3-like, giving the protein MVVHKTQVLPLSSDVPVSAAVTKKPLSVFPKPSFAAGVLLLLPFFLLAFIYLFLFPQEFQLQSFIASCNPIAASSYVGSSDALTTRVTREPDFRLLIGVLTRADLYERRHLLRLVYALQMANLTAHVDVRYVFCRLYKDDQRILVPLEIMQHDDIIILDCEENLNDGKTYTYFSSIAKLYGGGSGAEGGRRPPYDYVMKADDDLFVRLLTLIESLRPMPRDDMYYGAVIPCDSMDPFRDYMSGMGYILSWDLVEWIGSSEAVRNKSAGVEDMLTGEWLRTAGKGKNRFNAKPAMYDFPIPVPIDACSHGFVPDTVAVHRLKDNPKWATTLKYFNFTQGLKPSKFYRID